The uncultured Cohaesibacter sp. genome window below encodes:
- a CDS encoding FGGY-family carbohydrate kinase: protein MYYIGIDVGSASTRTGVYDAGGTRLAFATRAIKQFHPKANFVEQSSADIWGMICEATKEAVQKAGIDPAQIRSIGFDATCSLVAVAEDGSSISVSEGGSAEQDIIMWMDHRADAETAAINATGHDALKYVGGEVSIEMELPKILWLKKNYPDRYAAVWRFFDLADYLVWRCTEGDTASTCTLTCKWNYLAHEGRFPTDMLDAVGLTDLTAKVPAKVLPLGDSAGVLGKAAASQLGLPEGITIAAGIIDAHAGGLALIGAEPDGGLALISGTSNCHMIVNQNPVMVPGVWGPYFGAMLPGFWLGEGGQSAAGSLVEWTIHQCEAWPQLQEEAKASGKHPIALLNEWVADLESREAHPTAALHVLGDHHGNRSPRANPHARGVVSGLTLETGRDQLARLYLATLQAVAYGTRHIIEEMSKAGHSIKTLYVCGGATKNPLWLREYANITGRDIQMASEEDVVTLGAAILGAVASGDFASIPAASAALVQPGDSVKADPSTAAFHAAKYQVYLNLYDNREHHNALMAPVL from the coding sequence ATGTATTACATCGGTATTGATGTCGGGTCTGCCAGCACGCGGACCGGGGTCTATGACGCAGGCGGCACCCGCCTCGCCTTTGCGACCCGCGCCATCAAACAGTTTCACCCCAAGGCCAATTTCGTCGAGCAGTCATCTGCCGACATTTGGGGGATGATCTGCGAGGCTACGAAAGAGGCCGTTCAAAAGGCCGGGATCGACCCCGCCCAGATCCGCTCCATCGGCTTTGATGCCACCTGCTCTCTGGTTGCCGTTGCCGAGGACGGATCGTCCATTTCGGTGTCTGAAGGCGGCTCTGCCGAGCAGGACATCATCATGTGGATGGACCATCGAGCTGACGCGGAAACGGCAGCCATCAACGCCACCGGCCACGATGCCCTGAAATATGTCGGCGGCGAGGTTTCCATCGAGATGGAACTTCCCAAGATCCTGTGGCTGAAAAAGAATTATCCCGATCGCTATGCTGCCGTCTGGCGCTTCTTCGACCTTGCCGACTATCTGGTCTGGCGCTGCACCGAGGGCGACACGGCAAGCACCTGTACCCTCACCTGCAAATGGAACTATCTGGCCCATGAAGGGCGCTTTCCGACCGACATGCTCGACGCCGTCGGCCTCACTGACCTGACGGCCAAGGTTCCGGCCAAGGTTCTGCCGCTTGGCGATTCCGCCGGTGTTCTCGGCAAGGCTGCAGCGTCCCAGCTCGGTCTGCCGGAAGGCATCACCATCGCCGCCGGCATCATCGATGCCCACGCCGGTGGGCTGGCGCTGATCGGAGCGGAGCCGGACGGTGGACTGGCGCTCATTTCAGGCACCTCCAACTGCCATATGATCGTCAATCAGAATCCTGTCATGGTTCCCGGCGTCTGGGGCCCCTATTTCGGTGCAATGCTGCCCGGCTTCTGGCTGGGAGAAGGCGGCCAGAGCGCAGCCGGATCGCTGGTCGAATGGACCATCCACCAGTGCGAGGCCTGGCCTCAGCTGCAGGAAGAGGCCAAGGCCTCGGGCAAGCATCCGATTGCCCTGCTCAACGAGTGGGTTGCCGATCTGGAATCCCGTGAGGCCCATCCGACTGCAGCCCTGCATGTGCTGGGTGACCATCATGGCAACCGCTCTCCGCGCGCCAATCCCCATGCTCGTGGCGTGGTCTCCGGCCTGACGCTGGAAACCGGACGCGACCAGCTGGCCCGGCTCTATCTGGCCACCCTGCAGGCCGTTGCCTATGGCACGCGCCACATCATCGAGGAAATGAGCAAGGCGGGCCATTCCATCAAGACTCTCTATGTCTGTGGTGGAGCAACCAAAAACCCGCTCTGGCTGAGAGAATATGCCAACATCACCGGTCGCGATATCCAGATGGCCAGTGAGGAGGATGTTGTCACCCTCGGCGCGGCAATCCTCGGCGCTGTCGCTTCAGGCGACTTCGCAAGCATTCCGGCCGCCAGTGCCGCTCTTGTCCAGCCGGGCGACAGCGTCAAGGCCGATCCATCAACCGCTGCCTTCCATGCAGCAAAATATCAAGTCTATCTCAATCTCTATGACAACCGCGAACATCACAATGCGCTGATGGCTCCGGTTCTCTGA
- a CDS encoding TRAP transporter large permease — MTFFADHALSLMLIIMIGITVTGLPMGISMIVASIFYLFFSGQDVGLAAENVLNGVFGNFVALAVPLFIFAANIMNAGKVSDRILTFALALVGRVPGGLAQVNIMTSLIFSGMSGSAISDVAGVGKVLTDMMIKEDRYPRGFAGAITAVSAVVGPIFPPSIPVIFYALISSTSVGVLFLGGVIPALMVCTTLGIAVYIMAKMRGFPVEEAIPLKAFPLILLRALPALLMPVILLGGIYSGAFTPTEAAAVSAFYALLLAAFAYRVLGFWSFIAVVKETVKTTAVVTIVLCGAYIFNYIVTVEQVPQQVFAFFDAMDLNRVQFLLILNALFLVLGCVLDCSTIMLVVTPLFIPTALALGIDLHHLGIVLVFNMMIGLVTPPYGILLFIIKALNGIPLGEMIRESWLFLGLLIVLLLLLTFFPQLVLWLPHYAGML; from the coding sequence ATGACCTTCTTCGCAGATCACGCTCTCAGTCTGATGCTGATCATCATGATTGGCATCACGGTTACCGGGCTGCCCATGGGCATCTCGATGATTGTCGCGAGTATCTTTTATCTGTTTTTCTCCGGGCAGGATGTCGGGCTCGCCGCCGAGAATGTGCTGAACGGTGTGTTCGGCAACTTCGTTGCGCTGGCTGTGCCTCTTTTCATATTTGCCGCCAACATCATGAATGCCGGCAAGGTATCAGACCGGATCCTCACCTTTGCTCTGGCGTTGGTCGGGCGCGTGCCCGGCGGTCTGGCCCAGGTCAACATCATGACCTCCCTTATCTTCTCCGGCATGAGTGGCTCGGCCATCTCTGACGTTGCCGGCGTTGGCAAGGTCCTGACGGACATGATGATCAAGGAAGACCGTTATCCGCGCGGTTTTGCCGGAGCGATCACTGCGGTGTCTGCCGTGGTCGGACCGATCTTTCCCCCGTCCATCCCGGTCATCTTCTACGCCCTCATCTCCTCCACGTCGGTGGGCGTGCTGTTCCTTGGTGGTGTGATTCCGGCTCTCATGGTCTGCACCACGCTGGGTATCGCGGTCTACATCATGGCAAAGATGCGTGGTTTCCCGGTTGAAGAAGCCATTCCGCTCAAGGCGTTCCCGCTGATCCTTCTTCGTGCGCTGCCTGCCCTGCTGATGCCGGTCATCCTCCTGGGTGGCATCTATTCGGGTGCCTTCACGCCAACCGAAGCGGCTGCCGTTTCCGCCTTCTACGCCCTGTTGCTGGCCGCCTTTGCCTATCGGGTTCTTGGCTTCTGGTCCTTCATTGCCGTGGTCAAGGAAACCGTCAAGACGACCGCTGTCGTCACGATCGTGCTGTGTGGCGCCTATATCTTCAACTATATCGTCACGGTGGAGCAGGTTCCGCAGCAGGTCTTCGCCTTCTTTGATGCGATGGATCTCAACCGCGTCCAGTTTCTGCTGATCCTCAACGCTCTGTTCCTCGTGCTCGGCTGCGTTCTCGATTGCTCGACGATCATGCTGGTGGTGACCCCGCTATTCATTCCGACGGCTCTGGCCCTCGGCATCGATCTGCACCACCTCGGTATCGTGCTGGTGTTCAACATGATGATCGGTCTGGTGACCCCGCCATACGGTATCCTGCTGTTCATCATCAAGGCCCTCAACGGTATTCCGCTCGGTGAAATGATCCGTGAGTCCTGGTTGTTCCTCGGGTTGCTGATTGTGCTGCTGCTGCTGCTGACCTTCTTCCCGCAGCTGGTGCTATGGCTTCCGCACTATGCCGGAATGCTCTGA
- a CDS encoding family 78 glycoside hydrolase catalytic domain has product MTLSNIGQVGAILAKGLKCQHLARVQGLNDRRPFFSWALEESSFATRNAYQTAWRLVIGSTRASVLDGQGSIWDSGKRAGNGNFTYLDQGLTLPRDSHLWWSIQVWDGEDKPSQMAEPAEIFTGLAADAFKASWIGRYFVLPAGRDVPQDNLYDNRFQARPADYLRREIRLDEAPVRATAYLSALGLYEFYINGKRIGDDVMAPGWTDYHTRVEYQTHDVTDHLAAGDICLGAIIGEGWYSGRIGHNQRRAGNHYGGRPAFLCQLHLEYADGRIETILSDSNWMTRQGPICYSDFLAGEMVDARLSLGDWCQCGINTTYWQPVEEIIPEPRLPQLDASRCQPAREVARLAPKSKFVQDAQTTIYDFGQNLSGYVEMTVKASEGTRFLLRHGEMLDSDGRLYTENLRYAVSEDIYIASGNGVEVFHPRFTFHGFQYVELTIEGETEAEPELMAIAIQTDTPVTGQMKTGHPMVNQLLSNIFWSQRDNFLSVPTDCPQRDERYGWAADAQVFWRTAGYFMDISAFLTKWMEDLIDGQSDEGVFSDVAPTKPLNPYRLTPQPGAPAWGDAPIIMGWMHYQRYGDKDLLDRCWHPFVDWMTYIERHNPDGIRRREVHNNYGDWLSIGPATDRELVNTAYWIYIADLMIDIASALGKEPLPWRTLADRLRKAFIKAFVMEDGRLKGDTQTAYLLALDFNILPEDLRGAAARRLIDLIEAAGGHLQTGFLGVRHLCPVLSDIGAEDLAVSLLLKDTYPSWGFSIKHGATSIWERWDGWTEEKGFQSKAMNSFNHYAYGSVGEWIWSRLAGIDWDVEAPGYCALVMRPIFDKRIGFVEAVYDAHTGRIESHWHFRESDVEWAIALPPGVSASVRLPEAMTSDRGSQFTLEPGHHVIRAYPITA; this is encoded by the coding sequence GTGACACTATCGAATATCGGGCAAGTCGGGGCGATCCTTGCGAAAGGCCTGAAATGCCAGCATCTTGCGCGCGTTCAGGGGCTGAATGATCGCAGGCCCTTCTTTAGCTGGGCGCTGGAAGAAAGCAGCTTTGCGACACGCAATGCCTATCAGACCGCATGGCGTCTGGTCATCGGCTCGACCAGAGCCTCGGTGCTGGACGGACAGGGATCGATCTGGGATTCGGGAAAGCGCGCCGGAAACGGCAATTTCACCTATCTCGACCAGGGCCTGACACTGCCGCGCGACAGTCATCTGTGGTGGAGCATCCAGGTCTGGGACGGGGAAGACAAGCCTTCGCAGATGGCCGAACCGGCCGAGATATTCACAGGTCTTGCGGCCGACGCCTTCAAGGCAAGCTGGATCGGGCGCTATTTCGTGCTGCCCGCAGGCCGTGATGTGCCTCAGGACAATCTCTACGACAACCGTTTTCAGGCCCGGCCAGCAGATTATCTGCGCCGCGAGATCAGGCTCGACGAGGCACCCGTCCGTGCGACCGCCTATCTTTCCGCATTGGGGCTTTATGAATTCTACATCAACGGCAAGCGAATCGGCGACGATGTCATGGCACCGGGCTGGACCGACTACCACACCCGCGTGGAATACCAGACCCATGATGTGACCGATCATCTGGCCGCAGGCGACATCTGTCTTGGTGCCATTATCGGCGAGGGCTGGTATTCGGGCCGAATCGGTCACAACCAGCGCCGCGCCGGCAACCACTATGGCGGCCGCCCGGCTTTCCTGTGCCAGCTGCATCTGGAATATGCCGACGGACGCATCGAGACAATTCTCTCGGACAGCAACTGGATGACCCGGCAGGGGCCAATCTGCTATTCCGATTTCCTCGCCGGAGAAATGGTGGATGCCCGCCTCTCCCTCGGCGACTGGTGCCAGTGCGGCATCAACACAACCTATTGGCAGCCGGTGGAAGAAATCATTCCCGAGCCACGCCTGCCACAGCTTGACGCCTCCCGCTGCCAGCCGGCGCGCGAAGTGGCACGACTTGCGCCCAAATCTAAGTTCGTTCAGGACGCCCAAACCACCATCTACGACTTCGGCCAGAATCTCTCCGGCTATGTGGAAATGACGGTGAAGGCCAGCGAAGGCACGCGCTTCCTGTTGCGCCACGGTGAAATGCTGGATTCAGATGGCAGGCTCTATACCGAAAACCTGCGCTATGCGGTTTCGGAGGACATCTATATCGCCAGCGGTAATGGCGTGGAGGTTTTCCACCCGCGCTTCACCTTCCACGGCTTCCAGTATGTGGAGCTGACCATCGAAGGGGAAACCGAGGCCGAACCGGAGCTCATGGCTATCGCCATCCAGACCGATACCCCGGTCACCGGCCAGATGAAAACCGGCCACCCCATGGTCAACCAGTTGCTGTCGAACATCTTCTGGAGCCAGCGGGACAATTTCCTTTCTGTGCCCACCGACTGTCCACAGCGGGACGAACGTTATGGCTGGGCCGCCGATGCTCAGGTCTTCTGGCGGACGGCAGGCTATTTCATGGATATCTCGGCCTTCCTGACCAAATGGATGGAAGACCTGATCGATGGCCAGTCCGACGAGGGCGTTTTTTCCGACGTGGCGCCGACCAAACCGCTCAATCCCTATCGCCTGACACCGCAACCGGGCGCTCCGGCCTGGGGCGATGCGCCGATCATCATGGGCTGGATGCATTATCAGCGCTATGGTGACAAGGATCTGCTCGACCGGTGCTGGCATCCGTTTGTCGACTGGATGACCTATATCGAGCGGCACAACCCCGACGGCATCCGGCGCAGGGAAGTCCACAACAATTACGGCGACTGGCTCAGCATCGGACCGGCAACGGATCGCGAACTGGTCAACACTGCCTACTGGATCTATATCGCCGATCTGATGATCGATATCGCCAGCGCTCTGGGCAAGGAACCCCTGCCATGGCGCACTCTTGCCGACCGGCTGCGCAAGGCCTTTATCAAGGCCTTCGTGATGGAAGACGGCAGATTGAAGGGCGATACCCAGACGGCCTATCTGCTGGCGCTCGATTTCAACATCCTACCTGAAGATTTGCGCGGCGCCGCGGCGCGGCGGCTCATCGACCTGATCGAAGCGGCAGGCGGGCATCTGCAGACAGGCTTTCTGGGGGTTCGTCATCTCTGTCCGGTGCTCAGCGACATCGGCGCGGAAGATCTGGCTGTATCCCTGCTGCTCAAGGACACCTACCCAAGTTGGGGCTTTTCCATCAAGCATGGCGCCACCTCCATCTGGGAGCGCTGGGACGGCTGGACCGAGGAGAAGGGGTTCCAGAGCAAGGCCATGAACAGCTTCAACCACTATGCCTATGGCTCGGTGGGGGAATGGATCTGGTCACGGCTGGCGGGTATCGACTGGGACGTGGAGGCACCGGGCTACTGCGCTCTCGTCATGCGGCCGATATTCGACAAACGCATCGGCTTTGTGGAAGCCGTTTACGACGCCCACACCGGGCGCATCGAGAGCCATTGGCATTTCAGGGAGAGTGATGTTGAATGGGCCATCGCCTTGCCACCGGGGGTTAGCGCCTCGGTAAGGCTTCCCGAGGCCATGACATCGGATCGCGGCAGCCAGTTTACGCTGGAGCCCGGCCATCATGTGATCAGGGCCTATCCGATCACAGCATAA
- a CDS encoding dihydrodipicolinate synthase family protein: MLETSDLKGVVGAAITPFTEDHEIEIAQLKRHCDALLEAGCAYTSVFGTTGEGPSLSVRQKLDALRALADMGMDMSRQIPGIMTSSLDDAVAMYTEAHKLGCRAALIIPPFYYRSVGVEGVADYYEALVEKAGNPGLDIVLYNFPHFSGIPFSVEQVKAVQKRIGSLVVGIKDSTGYLPGGLELIKAFPELSIFTGSDAILRDMVDAGGAGMIGGMTNPFAKDCVQLYRGGVSEGFVKRATLRIETVDGNGGLNVLKALMAKVYDNPAFARTMPPMEPLSSEKLAAIEAALAEAEKAL; encoded by the coding sequence ATGTTGGAAACTTCCGACCTCAAAGGTGTCGTCGGTGCGGCCATTACGCCGTTCACCGAAGATCATGAAATCGAAATCGCACAGCTCAAAAGGCACTGTGATGCACTGCTCGAAGCAGGCTGTGCATACACGTCCGTATTCGGAACCACGGGTGAAGGTCCTTCGCTCTCGGTTCGGCAGAAACTGGACGCTCTGCGCGCCCTGGCCGACATGGGCATGGACATGTCCCGGCAGATCCCGGGCATCATGACATCGTCTCTGGACGATGCTGTCGCCATGTATACCGAGGCGCACAAGCTCGGCTGCCGCGCGGCCCTTATCATTCCACCGTTCTATTACCGCAGTGTCGGTGTGGAAGGGGTTGCAGATTACTATGAAGCGCTTGTTGAAAAAGCCGGCAATCCGGGCCTCGACATCGTGCTTTACAACTTCCCGCACTTCAGCGGCATTCCTTTCAGCGTCGAACAGGTCAAGGCCGTTCAGAAGCGCATCGGTTCGCTGGTTGTCGGCATCAAGGACTCAACAGGCTATCTGCCAGGCGGGCTTGAACTGATCAAGGCATTCCCAGAGCTCTCCATCTTTACCGGCAGCGATGCCATCCTGCGCGACATGGTCGATGCTGGCGGCGCCGGAATGATCGGCGGCATGACGAACCCGTTTGCAAAGGACTGCGTGCAGTTGTATCGTGGCGGTGTTTCGGAAGGCTTCGTGAAACGCGCCACCCTGCGCATCGAAACGGTCGATGGCAATGGCGGTTTGAATGTGCTCAAGGCTCTGATGGCCAAAGTCTATGACAATCCTGCTTTTGCACGCACCATGCCCCCTATGGAGCCTCTGTCTTCCGAGAAGCTGGCTGCAATTGAAGCTGCCTTGGCGGAAGCTGAAAAAGCTCTCTGA
- a CDS encoding metal/formaldehyde-sensitive transcriptional repressor, which yields MPKSPEDKKRALTRVRRIKGQCEALERAIESGMDCTPILQQIAAVRGAVNGLMVEVMEGHIREEFIFPDDPGGKKTQELLHLVRNYLK from the coding sequence ATGCCCAAGAGTCCCGAGGACAAGAAACGCGCGCTGACCCGCGTGCGTCGGATCAAAGGCCAGTGCGAAGCGCTGGAACGGGCCATCGAGTCCGGTATGGACTGCACGCCGATCCTGCAGCAGATCGCTGCAGTTCGCGGTGCGGTCAACGGGCTGATGGTGGAAGTGATGGAAGGGCACATCCGGGAGGAGTTCATCTTCCCCGATGACCCCGGCGGCAAGAAGACGCAGGAGTTGCTCCATCTTGTTCGGAATTATCTCAAATAG
- a CDS encoding TRAP transporter small permease subunit has translation MAGILSKDMLLATGRLLKKAADAIGVLLFLFAFGGFIVQIFYRYVMNAPLLWTEEITMIAFIWTVFWAAAFMTPVQSHVSFDVVYDVVRPNTRRIFCIISMVALFVAFVLLVPATWDYLQFLTRKKSSVLRLPMYWIYGCYMLFILGFIVQAAYRLYGLLGKKWEKFI, from the coding sequence ATGGCTGGTATCCTTTCAAAGGATATGCTGCTCGCAACCGGTCGCCTTTTGAAAAAGGCGGCCGACGCGATCGGCGTCCTGCTCTTCCTGTTCGCCTTTGGCGGATTCATCGTACAGATCTTCTATCGCTACGTGATGAATGCGCCCCTGTTGTGGACGGAAGAAATTACGATGATCGCATTCATTTGGACCGTATTCTGGGCCGCGGCCTTCATGACGCCAGTCCAGTCCCATGTGTCCTTCGATGTGGTCTATGACGTCGTCAGACCCAACACCCGCCGGATCTTCTGCATCATTTCCATGGTGGCACTGTTTGTTGCATTCGTGCTGCTGGTGCCGGCGACCTGGGATTATCTTCAATTTCTCACGCGCAAGAAAAGCTCTGTCCTGCGTTTGCCCATGTATTGGATCTACGGCTGCTACATGCTGTTCATTCTCGGGTTCATCGTTCAGGCGGCCTACCGTTTGTATGGCCTGTTGGGCAAGAAGTGGGAAAAATTCATCTAA
- a CDS encoding GntR family transcriptional regulator, with amino-acid sequence MTKPADTSRSVKEMAYELFQAALFEGALKSGQLVSQRDLVNLLNLSIGALRELLPRLESEGLITVVPQRGIQITAIDLPMIRDAFQMRAALEREAVIHAVKNMPDSVLEEQRQRHLDIVAAVQSGLTEEILKRGQQIDTDFHNVLIRLTNNEILIQAYNINAIRIRLIRHDRISLTELLLPHTFTDHLAIIDAIAKRDTIAAIEAMDIHISHARQRATEL; translated from the coding sequence ATGACGAAACCCGCAGATACCTCTCGCAGCGTCAAGGAGATGGCGTACGAGCTGTTTCAGGCTGCCCTTTTCGAGGGAGCCCTGAAGTCAGGCCAACTCGTCAGCCAGAGGGATCTCGTCAATTTGCTAAACCTGTCCATCGGGGCCCTGCGCGAACTTCTGCCGCGTCTGGAATCGGAAGGCCTGATCACGGTCGTCCCCCAGCGCGGCATCCAGATTACGGCGATTGACCTGCCGATGATCCGCGACGCCTTCCAGATGCGTGCAGCATTGGAACGCGAGGCGGTCATTCACGCGGTCAAGAACATGCCGGACAGTGTTCTGGAGGAACAGCGCCAGCGCCATCTCGATATTGTGGCCGCCGTGCAAAGCGGCCTGACGGAAGAGATTCTCAAGCGCGGCCAGCAGATCGACACGGATTTCCACAATGTGCTGATCCGCCTGACCAACAATGAAATCCTCATTCAGGCCTACAATATCAATGCCATCCGAATCAGGCTGATCCGCCATGATCGTATCAGCCTGACGGAACTCCTGCTCCCCCACACCTTTACCGACCACCTGGCTATCATCGACGCCATCGCCAAGCGCGACACCATTGCGGCAATCGAGGCGATGGATATCCACATCTCTCATGCTCGACAGAGGGCAACGGAGCTTTAG
- a CDS encoding signal transduction protein → MLKLPEPAELITAGDKEILVVTNADLRESANVPCWPVYQSFSEALEKELNVQGYKMKRAHPYHEDRKHGFISSQKEGSELFSRIDPDAPLIVLLTAWQYSHHIAPSLAKHRGPILLMANFDGTWPGLVGMLCMAGTLTSLGVSYSRLWSEKCEDEFFKQGLATWLNDGKLEQDTSYLSDVTADHPLMKSDAGQDGVKVGEYILKHKAILGLHDTFCMGMMNGFFPVKALTDIGMPLESLSQSALLVEMAKVPTELREACLKFYEDRGMQFQWGSDSATELTREQVLEQCAMMIAMARIVTRFGLTAVGVQYQQGLKDCCAASDFAEGAIGSTERFPIPDEDGSIICEGKPIPCINEVDMGTAIPQAMLFRLLDAMGLPSETTLHDVRWGSEFEGTFYWDFEISGSVPFEHLKGGIKGAKGFRQPAMFFPKGGSTIAGQCKAGTFIWARAHYEGTEVIMHIGTGMGHELPEAEFTRRLLATNKEWPLMNATLDGMGRDDLMAGHQSNHITIAYVPEDKLAYVLKAFVAQALTQGIKVKIAGTAKDML, encoded by the coding sequence ATGTTGAAATTGCCTGAACCGGCCGAGCTGATCACAGCTGGCGACAAGGAAATCCTGGTCGTCACCAACGCCGATCTGCGCGAAAGCGCCAACGTGCCTTGCTGGCCCGTCTACCAGAGCTTCTCCGAAGCGCTGGAAAAGGAGCTCAATGTCCAGGGCTACAAGATGAAGCGGGCCCACCCTTACCATGAAGACCGCAAGCACGGCTTCATCTCTTCCCAGAAGGAAGGCTCCGAACTGTTCTCGCGCATCGATCCGGACGCTCCGCTGATCGTGCTGTTGACCGCCTGGCAGTATTCCCACCATATCGCGCCATCGCTTGCCAAGCATCGCGGCCCAATCCTCTTGATGGCAAACTTTGATGGCACCTGGCCGGGGCTCGTCGGCATGCTCTGCATGGCTGGCACCCTGACCTCTCTGGGTGTTTCCTATTCCCGCCTGTGGTCGGAAAAATGCGAAGACGAGTTCTTCAAGCAGGGCCTTGCCACATGGCTGAACGACGGCAAGCTTGAGCAGGACACCAGCTATCTCAGCGACGTAACTGCCGATCATCCGCTGATGAAAAGCGATGCCGGGCAGGATGGCGTCAAGGTTGGCGAATATATCCTCAAGCACAAGGCCATTCTCGGCCTGCATGACACCTTCTGCATGGGCATGATGAACGGCTTCTTCCCGGTCAAGGCTCTCACCGACATCGGCATGCCGCTTGAGTCTCTTTCCCAGTCGGCCCTGCTGGTCGAAATGGCAAAGGTACCCACCGAGCTGCGCGAAGCCTGCCTCAAATTCTATGAAGACCGCGGCATGCAGTTCCAGTGGGGCAGCGACAGCGCAACCGAGCTGACCCGTGAACAGGTGCTCGAACAGTGCGCCATGATGATTGCCATGGCACGCATCGTCACCCGCTTCGGTCTCACTGCGGTTGGTGTCCAATATCAGCAGGGTCTCAAGGATTGCTGTGCCGCTTCCGACTTTGCCGAAGGCGCCATCGGTTCCACCGAACGCTTCCCGATCCCGGACGAAGACGGCTCCATCATTTGCGAAGGCAAGCCGATCCCGTGCATCAACGAAGTGGACATGGGCACCGCCATTCCGCAGGCCATGCTGTTCCGTCTCCTTGACGCCATGGGGCTGCCATCCGAGACGACCCTGCATGACGTCCGCTGGGGCAGCGAATTCGAAGGCACCTTCTATTGGGACTTCGAAATTTCCGGTTCCGTTCCGTTCGAACACCTCAAGGGTGGCATCAAGGGGGCCAAGGGCTTCCGTCAGCCCGCCATGTTCTTCCCGAAGGGTGGTTCCACCATCGCTGGCCAGTGCAAGGCAGGCACCTTCATCTGGGCGCGCGCCCACTATGAAGGCACCGAGGTGATCATGCACATCGGTACCGGCATGGGCCATGAGCTTCCGGAAGCCGAATTCACCCGTCGTCTTCTGGCCACCAACAAGGAATGGCCGCTGATGAATGCCACCCTCGACGGCATGGGCCGCGATGATCTGATGGCCGGACACCAGTCCAACCACATCACCATCGCCTATGTACCGGAAGACAAGCTGGCCTATGTGCTGAAGGCCTTCGTGGCTCAGGCGCTGACCCAGGGCATCAAGGTTAAGATTGCCGGTACGGCAAAAGACATGCTCTAG
- a CDS encoding sialic acid TRAP transporter substrate-binding protein SiaP, with protein sequence MMSRGIAAALLCCTFLAVPAAAQDKITIKYTTASVPSDLHTKAMHVFKEELEKKVPGRFDVQLYDSGTLFAQGADLDALQRGNAEMTYLSFQLIADNLPQYSVLTAGYLFQNAKHYRTFLNSDLGAELKEAVSSDMDVQLLDTCYLGTRELNLRSEKEVNTPDDLKGVKLRMPGSDAWLFLGQALGASPTPLPFGEVYLGLQTGTIDAQDNPLPTVEAAKFYEVTKQITLTDHLVDGLNIAVNNKTWEKLSDSEKTAMTEAAQASCDWNNENRYKEEARLIDFFKEKGLKVTKPDVAAFRKHVQDFYFNSDRSKNWPEGWVEKINAMAE encoded by the coding sequence ATGATGTCTCGTGGTATCGCAGCCGCTCTCCTCTGCTGCACATTCCTTGCTGTTCCTGCAGCGGCTCAAGACAAGATCACCATCAAATACACCACTGCTTCGGTTCCTTCGGACCTGCATACCAAGGCAATGCATGTCTTCAAGGAAGAGCTGGAAAAGAAAGTTCCTGGCCGCTTCGACGTTCAGCTTTATGATTCCGGCACCCTGTTTGCACAAGGCGCAGACCTTGATGCCCTGCAGCGCGGCAACGCCGAAATGACCTATCTGTCATTCCAGCTGATCGCTGACAACCTTCCGCAGTATAGCGTTCTGACCGCTGGCTACCTGTTCCAGAATGCCAAGCACTATCGCACCTTCCTCAACTCCGATCTGGGCGCCGAGCTGAAAGAAGCCGTCTCCAGTGACATGGATGTCCAGCTGCTCGATACCTGCTATCTGGGTACCCGTGAGCTGAACCTGCGCTCCGAGAAGGAAGTCAACACGCCTGACGATCTCAAAGGTGTCAAACTGCGTATGCCAGGTTCCGATGCATGGCTCTTCCTTGGTCAGGCTCTGGGCGCCAGCCCGACGCCGCTGCCGTTCGGCGAAGTCTATCTTGGCCTGCAGACCGGTACCATCGACGCTCAGGACAACCCTCTGCCGACGGTTGAAGCTGCAAAGTTCTACGAAGTGACCAAGCAGATCACCCTGACCGATCACCTGGTTGACGGTCTCAACATTGCAGTCAACAACAAGACCTGGGAAAAGCTTAGCGATAGTGAAAAGACTGCCATGACCGAAGCCGCCCAGGCTTCCTGCGACTGGAACAACGAGAACCGCTACAAGGAAGAAGCTCGCCTCATCGACTTCTTCAAGGAAAAGGGCCTGAAGGTCACGAAGCCTGACGTTGCTGCATTCCGCAAGCATGTGCAGGACTTCTACTTCAACTCTGATCGTTCCAAGAACTGGCCGGAAGGCTGGGTTGAGAAGATCAACGCAATGGCCGAATAA